From one Malus sylvestris chromosome 1, drMalSylv7.2, whole genome shotgun sequence genomic stretch:
- the LOC126592502 gene encoding F-box protein PP2-A13-like, whose product MGTGFSFFSRDIPSSSPPTKPCLGDLPESCVSSILMSLDPLEICKSAQINKAFRAASLADFVWESKLPSNYKFLVDKVLDLESLPKKELYAKLCQPNRFDGGTKEAWLDKSCGQVFLAISSKALRITGIDDRRYWSHISTEESRFHTVAYLKKFWWVEALGELEFEFPPGSYNLYFRLQLGKTCTKRFGRRVCTVDQVHGWHIKPVRFQLSTSEGQHAVSECYLHEVGSWVHYHVGDFVVNKPNMLIKINFSMVQIDCTHTKGGLCLDSVLITPSKFREKLIKCT is encoded by the exons ATGGGGACTGGTTTCTCCTTCTTTTCTAGGGATATTCCCAGTTCTTCTCCTCCAACAAAACCGTGTCTTGGGGACTTACCAGAGAGTTGTGTTTCATCCATTCTTATGTCCTTGGATCCGCTGGAGATTTGTAAATCGGCTCAGATTAACAAGGCTTTTCGAGCCGCTTCTTTGGCTGATTTTGTATGGGAGTCAAAGCTGCCTTCAAACTATAAGTTTCTCGTCGACAAAGTTCTTGATCTTGAAAGTTTGCCCAAGAAAGAGTTATACGCTAAGTTGTGCCAGCCCAATCGTTTTGATGGTGGCACCAAG GAAGCTTGGTTGGATAAGAGTTGTGGACAAGTTTTCTTGGCCATTTCATCAAAGGCTTTGCGGATAACAGGAATAGACGATCGAAGATATTGGAGTCATATCTCAACTGAGGAATCGAG GTTCCACACAGTTGCGTATCTTAAAAAATTTTGGTGGGTTGAAGCCCTAGGTGAACTGGAGTTTGAGTTTCCCCCAGGGAGCTACAACCTGTACTTCCGGCTTCAGCTAGGCAAAACTTGTACGAAAAGATTTGGCCGGCGAGTATGCACCGTTGATCAAGTCCACGGGTGGCACATCAAGCCGGTCCGATTCCAGTTATCGACCTCCGAGGGCCAGCACGCTGTATCCGAATGTTATTTGCATGAAGTAGGCAGCTGGGTTCATTACCATGTGGGTGACTTTGTTGTCAACAAGCCTAACATGCTAATCAAGATCAATTTTTCAATGGTCCAGATTGATTGTACACACACCAAAGGTGGTCTCTGCTTAGACTCTGTGTTAATAACCCCAAGCAAGTTCAGAGAAAAGTTAATAAAATGTACGtag
- the LOC126620685 gene encoding probable transcriptional regulator SLK2 isoform X1, translating to MVPSRVAGGIAQSSPSSGIFFQGDGQSQLVVNSHLSSSFGNSSNSIPGTGRSNLGPVSGDMNNAVLSGVANSGLSVGASSLVTDANSVLSGGPHLQRSASINNESYMRLPASPMSFSSNNISMSGSSIVDGSSVVQQNSHHDQNSQQIQQNQQHQNQRQQGPSSATSLPTSQTGQVSLPMGARVPGTFIQDPNNLAHVEKKPRLDIKQEDILPQQVIQQLLQRQDPMQLQGRNPQLQTMLQQQRLRQQQQQQILQSMPQLQRAQLQQQQQQQQQQQQLRQQQFQQQAMQPVSSIKRPYDGGVCARRLMQYLYHQRQRPADNSIAYWRKFVTEYYSPRAKKRWCLSLYDNVGHHALGVFPQAAMDAWQCDICGSKSGRGFEATFEVLPRLNEIKFGSGVIDELLFLDLPRECRFPSGVMMLEYGKAVQESVYEQLRVVREGQLRIIFTQDLKILSWEFCARRHEELLPRRLVAPQVNQLVQVAQKCQSTIAESGSDGISQQDLQTNSNMVLTAGRQLAKSLELQSLNDLGFSKRYVRCLQISEVVNSMKDLVDFCRENKVGPIEGLKVYPRHATAAKLQMQKMQEMEQLASAQGLPTDRNTLNKLMALHPGLNNQMNNHQMAGGRGAMSGSAQAALALTNYQNLLLRQNSMNSNANSLQQEASSSFNNSNHSPSSTFQGGAAALIPGSMQSLPGSALSSPHLPSRQPQQLQQRSLSSNSLLQQNHSTGSQGNQALQQQMIQQLLQEMSNNSGGGQQSLPSPSANGSVGRNGLSFGGNNPAAAPSTSNMSGSHGPAPSRSNSFKATANSDSSAGGGGGGGNNAYNQRAPDLPSNLHLQEDLVQDIAREFTENGFFNSDLDDTMYGWKA from the exons ATGGTGCCTTCTCGGGTGGCTGGAGGAATAGCTCAGTCTTCACCAAGTTCTGGAATTTTCTTCCAAGGGGATGGGCAGTCTCAGCTTGTAGTTAACTCACACTTGAGCTCATCTTTCGGGAACTCTTCTAATTCCATTCCCGGAACTGGGCGTTCAAATCTCGGTCCGGTTTCTGGGGACATGAATAATGCAGTTTTGAGCGGTGTGGCGAACTCAGGTCTAAGTGTTGGGGCAAGTTCTTTGGTCACAGATGCAAACTCTGTACTTTCTGGAGGTCCCCATTTGCAAAGAAGTGCAAGCATCAATAACGAGTCATACATGCGCTTACCAGCATCACCCATGTCCTTCTCTTCCAACAATATTAGCATGTCAGGGTCATCGATTGTGGATGGGTCTTCCGTAGTGCAACAAAATTCTCATCATGACCAGAATTCTCAACAAATTCAGCAGAATCAGCAACACCAGAACCAACGGCAGCAAGGGCCTTCTAGTGCTACTTCCTTACCAACATCCCAAACTGGTCAGGTTTCCCTTCCCATGGGAGCGCGAGTACCTGGAACCTTTATTCAGGATCCAAACAATTTGGCCCATGTCGAGAAAAAACCCCGTCTGGATATCAAGCAGGAAGATATTCTACCGCAACAGGTGATACAACAGTTACTGCAAAGACAGGATCCAATGCAACTCCAAGGTCGAAATCCCCAGTTACAAACCATGCTTCAGCAACAGAGATTACGGCAACAGCAACAGCAACAGATTTTGCAGTCAATGCCTCAACTCCAGAGGGCCCagttgcagcagcagcagcagcagcagcaacaacaacaacagttGAGACAACAGCAATTTCAACAACAAGCAATGCAGCCAGTATCTTCCATTAAGCGCCCCTATGATGGTGGCGTATGTGCTCGTAGGCTGATGCAATATTTATACCACCAGCGGCAACGACCTGCT GACAATAGTATTGCTTATTGGAGGAAGTTTGTTACAGAGTATTACTCTCCTCGTGCGAAGAAAAGATGGTGCCTGTCATTATATGATAATGTTGGGCATCACGCACTCGGTGTTTTCCCTCAGGCTGCTATG GACGCGTGGCAATGTGACATTTGTGGTTCTAAATCTGGAAGGGGTTTTG AGGCGACATTTGAAGTGCTTCCTAGACTTAATGAAATCAAATTTGGCAGTGGAGTCATCGATGAGCTTTTGTTCTTGGACTTGCCACGTGAATGTAGATTTCCTTCTGGTGTCATGATGTTGGAGTATGGGAAAGCAGTTCAAGAGAGTGTATATGAGCAACTTCGTGTTGTTCGGGAGGGTCAGCTTCGTATCATATTTACGCAAGATTTAAAG ATATTGTCTTGGGAATTCTGTGCAAGACGACATGAAGAACTTCTTCCTCGTAGGTTGGTTGCTCCGCAG GTGAATCAGTTGGTTCAAGTTGCTCAGAAATGTCAAAGCACAATAGCTGAAAGTGGATCCGACGGGATCTCTCAGCAGGATCTACAAACAAACAGCAATAT GGTACTGACAGCTGGACGGCAGCTTGCAAAGAGTTTGGAGTTGCAGTCGTTAAATGACTTGGGTTTTTCCAAAAGATATGTGAGGTGTTTGCAG ATCTCAGAAGTTGTCAATAGCATGAAGGACTTGGTTGACTTCTGCAGGGAGAACAAAGTTGGGCCAATTG AGGGCTTGAAGGTTTATCCTCGGCATGCTACCGCGGCCAAGCTCCAGATGCAAAAGATGCAGGAAATGGAGCAGTTAGCAAGTGCTCAGGGTTTGCCCACCGACAGGAACACACTCAATAAGCTAATGGCATTGCATCCTGGACTGAATAACCAAATGAATAACCACCAGATGGCTGGTGGGCGTGGAGCTATGAGCGGTTCAGCACAAGCTGCTCTGGCACTAACTAATTACCAGAATCTGCTCTTGAGGCAGAACTCAATGAATTCAAATGCGAACTCTCTTCAACAGGAGGCATCTTCTTCCTTCAATAATTCCAATCATAGCCCATCTTCAACATTCCAAGGAGGTGCCGCTGCTTTAATACCAGGATCCATGCAGAGCTTACCTGGTAGTGCCTTGTCAAGTCCCCATCTACCCTCGCGACAGCCGCAGCAGCTGCAGCAGCGGTCACTTAGTTCCAATAGCTTGCTACAACAAAATCATTCAACCGGCTCCCAAGGCAACCAGGCCTTGCAGCAACAGATGATCCAGCAACTGCTACAGGAGATGTCCAATAACAGCGGGGGAGGACAACAATCTCTTCCCAGTCCAAGCGCAAATGGGAGTGTGGGAAGGAatggattgagttttggaggcAACAATCCAGCTGCAGCTCCATCCACCTCCAATATGTCTGGTAGTCACGGCCCTGCTCCAAGCAGGAGTAACAGCTTCAAAGCCACTGCAAACAGTGACTCTTCCGCAGGAGGTGGTGGCGGCGGTGGTAACAATGCCTACAACCAGCGAGCCCCGGATTTACCCTCAAACCTTCACCTGCAGGAGGATCTGGTACAAGACATTGCCCGTGAATTCACAGAAAATGGTTTCTTTAACAGCGATCTTGACGATACCATGTATGGCTGGAAGGCGTGA
- the LOC126620685 gene encoding probable transcriptional regulator SLK2 isoform X2, protein MRLPASPMSFSSNNISMSGSSIVDGSSVVQQNSHHDQNSQQIQQNQQHQNQRQQGPSSATSLPTSQTGQVSLPMGARVPGTFIQDPNNLAHVEKKPRLDIKQEDILPQQVIQQLLQRQDPMQLQGRNPQLQTMLQQQRLRQQQQQQILQSMPQLQRAQLQQQQQQQQQQQQLRQQQFQQQAMQPVSSIKRPYDGGVCARRLMQYLYHQRQRPADNSIAYWRKFVTEYYSPRAKKRWCLSLYDNVGHHALGVFPQAAMDAWQCDICGSKSGRGFEATFEVLPRLNEIKFGSGVIDELLFLDLPRECRFPSGVMMLEYGKAVQESVYEQLRVVREGQLRIIFTQDLKILSWEFCARRHEELLPRRLVAPQVNQLVQVAQKCQSTIAESGSDGISQQDLQTNSNMVLTAGRQLAKSLELQSLNDLGFSKRYVRCLQISEVVNSMKDLVDFCRENKVGPIEGLKVYPRHATAAKLQMQKMQEMEQLASAQGLPTDRNTLNKLMALHPGLNNQMNNHQMAGGRGAMSGSAQAALALTNYQNLLLRQNSMNSNANSLQQEASSSFNNSNHSPSSTFQGGAAALIPGSMQSLPGSALSSPHLPSRQPQQLQQRSLSSNSLLQQNHSTGSQGNQALQQQMIQQLLQEMSNNSGGGQQSLPSPSANGSVGRNGLSFGGNNPAAAPSTSNMSGSHGPAPSRSNSFKATANSDSSAGGGGGGGNNAYNQRAPDLPSNLHLQEDLVQDIAREFTENGFFNSDLDDTMYGWKA, encoded by the exons ATGCGCTTACCAGCATCACCCATGTCCTTCTCTTCCAACAATATTAGCATGTCAGGGTCATCGATTGTGGATGGGTCTTCCGTAGTGCAACAAAATTCTCATCATGACCAGAATTCTCAACAAATTCAGCAGAATCAGCAACACCAGAACCAACGGCAGCAAGGGCCTTCTAGTGCTACTTCCTTACCAACATCCCAAACTGGTCAGGTTTCCCTTCCCATGGGAGCGCGAGTACCTGGAACCTTTATTCAGGATCCAAACAATTTGGCCCATGTCGAGAAAAAACCCCGTCTGGATATCAAGCAGGAAGATATTCTACCGCAACAGGTGATACAACAGTTACTGCAAAGACAGGATCCAATGCAACTCCAAGGTCGAAATCCCCAGTTACAAACCATGCTTCAGCAACAGAGATTACGGCAACAGCAACAGCAACAGATTTTGCAGTCAATGCCTCAACTCCAGAGGGCCCagttgcagcagcagcagcagcagcagcaacaacaacaacagttGAGACAACAGCAATTTCAACAACAAGCAATGCAGCCAGTATCTTCCATTAAGCGCCCCTATGATGGTGGCGTATGTGCTCGTAGGCTGATGCAATATTTATACCACCAGCGGCAACGACCTGCT GACAATAGTATTGCTTATTGGAGGAAGTTTGTTACAGAGTATTACTCTCCTCGTGCGAAGAAAAGATGGTGCCTGTCATTATATGATAATGTTGGGCATCACGCACTCGGTGTTTTCCCTCAGGCTGCTATG GACGCGTGGCAATGTGACATTTGTGGTTCTAAATCTGGAAGGGGTTTTG AGGCGACATTTGAAGTGCTTCCTAGACTTAATGAAATCAAATTTGGCAGTGGAGTCATCGATGAGCTTTTGTTCTTGGACTTGCCACGTGAATGTAGATTTCCTTCTGGTGTCATGATGTTGGAGTATGGGAAAGCAGTTCAAGAGAGTGTATATGAGCAACTTCGTGTTGTTCGGGAGGGTCAGCTTCGTATCATATTTACGCAAGATTTAAAG ATATTGTCTTGGGAATTCTGTGCAAGACGACATGAAGAACTTCTTCCTCGTAGGTTGGTTGCTCCGCAG GTGAATCAGTTGGTTCAAGTTGCTCAGAAATGTCAAAGCACAATAGCTGAAAGTGGATCCGACGGGATCTCTCAGCAGGATCTACAAACAAACAGCAATAT GGTACTGACAGCTGGACGGCAGCTTGCAAAGAGTTTGGAGTTGCAGTCGTTAAATGACTTGGGTTTTTCCAAAAGATATGTGAGGTGTTTGCAG ATCTCAGAAGTTGTCAATAGCATGAAGGACTTGGTTGACTTCTGCAGGGAGAACAAAGTTGGGCCAATTG AGGGCTTGAAGGTTTATCCTCGGCATGCTACCGCGGCCAAGCTCCAGATGCAAAAGATGCAGGAAATGGAGCAGTTAGCAAGTGCTCAGGGTTTGCCCACCGACAGGAACACACTCAATAAGCTAATGGCATTGCATCCTGGACTGAATAACCAAATGAATAACCACCAGATGGCTGGTGGGCGTGGAGCTATGAGCGGTTCAGCACAAGCTGCTCTGGCACTAACTAATTACCAGAATCTGCTCTTGAGGCAGAACTCAATGAATTCAAATGCGAACTCTCTTCAACAGGAGGCATCTTCTTCCTTCAATAATTCCAATCATAGCCCATCTTCAACATTCCAAGGAGGTGCCGCTGCTTTAATACCAGGATCCATGCAGAGCTTACCTGGTAGTGCCTTGTCAAGTCCCCATCTACCCTCGCGACAGCCGCAGCAGCTGCAGCAGCGGTCACTTAGTTCCAATAGCTTGCTACAACAAAATCATTCAACCGGCTCCCAAGGCAACCAGGCCTTGCAGCAACAGATGATCCAGCAACTGCTACAGGAGATGTCCAATAACAGCGGGGGAGGACAACAATCTCTTCCCAGTCCAAGCGCAAATGGGAGTGTGGGAAGGAatggattgagttttggaggcAACAATCCAGCTGCAGCTCCATCCACCTCCAATATGTCTGGTAGTCACGGCCCTGCTCCAAGCAGGAGTAACAGCTTCAAAGCCACTGCAAACAGTGACTCTTCCGCAGGAGGTGGTGGCGGCGGTGGTAACAATGCCTACAACCAGCGAGCCCCGGATTTACCCTCAAACCTTCACCTGCAGGAGGATCTGGTACAAGACATTGCCCGTGAATTCACAGAAAATGGTTTCTTTAACAGCGATCTTGACGATACCATGTATGGCTGGAAGGCGTGA
- the LOC126615172 gene encoding E3 ubiquitin ligase BIG BROTHER-related-like has protein sequence MGNRIPTRRSDEHEYPPEAVEFSRYIFGDHCNTPPATGPPPYQTVPVVILAPPNRSSGANRFQPFGVAQSSHLGSSSCPSRSFNRQLLEDEALAHALQMQELEDDYQHFSMQEHYRDEIQDNVDVDNMNYEELQALEETNGSVDQGLSEEILSMLPSHKYKPPKKKVGSTDDSNKECSICMMEYKRGDAMTTLPCSHQYHEKCIKKWLENDKKCCICKKEVMP, from the exons ATGGGAAATCGAATTCCAACTCGCCGTTCAGATGAACACGAATACCCACCCGAAGCCGTAGAATTTTCCAGGTACATTTTTGGTGAtcactgcaacactcccccagCCACAGGTCCTCCTCCATATCAG ACGGTACCGGTAGTGATTTTAGCTCCACCAAATAGAAGCAGCGGCGCAAACAGGTTTCAACCCTTTGGTGTTGCACAAAGCAGTCACTTGGGGTCCTCCTCATGTCCCAGCAGAAGTTTTAATCGACAGTTGCTTGAAGATGAAGCTTTAGCTCACGCGTTGCAGATGCAGGAATTGGAGGACGACTATCAGCATTTTTCCATGCAAGAACACTATAGG GATGAAATCCAAGATAATGTCGATGTAGATAACATGAATTATGAG GAATTGCAAGCATTAGAAGAAACCAACGGCAGTGTTGACCAAGGGCTCTCTGAAGAGATTCTTTCCATGTTGCCATCTCACAAATACAAGCCACCAAAGAAAAAAGTCGGTTCGACAGATGATAGTAACAAAGA GTGCTCTATATGCATGATGGAGTATAAAAGGGGCGATGCGATGACCACTTTGCCATGTTCTCACCAGTATCATGAAAAGTGCATTAAAAAATGGTTGGAGAATGATAAG AAATGCTGCATCTGCAAAAAGGAGGTAATGCCTTGA
- the LOC126627638 gene encoding probable methyltransferase PMT16, protein MAAKDDRLPYHPTSKPSKPSPFIWKKPNVYTLPVVLFLCICSYFFGLWQHGGPTAVTKTASTPTFKLPCKSPNEIHTTTTTTTASALDFTSHHSPNFSTATSSHATTTNVFPRCDAKYSEYTPCEDDKRSLKFDRDRLIYRERHCPEKSELLKCRIPAPHGYKNVFPWPRSRDLAWYANAPHKELTVEKAVQNWIIYEGDRFRFPGGGTMFPNGADAYIDDIGKFINLKDGSIRTAIDTGCGVASWGAYLLSRDILAMSFAPRDTHVSQVQFALERGVPALIGVIASKRLPYPSRAFDMAHCSRCLIPWGQHDGVYLTEVDRVLRPGGYWILSGPPIRWAKYWKGWERTKEDLNEEQTSIENVAKSLCWKKLAEKDDIAIWQKPTNHLSCQNNRKFGKARNFCPANDPDTAWYTKLETCLTPLPEVSDNEEVAGGKLANWPHRLNAIPPRISKGTVKGVTADVFKQDSELWKKRVSYYKSVNNQLGNPGRYRNILDMNAQLGGFAAALVDLPVWVMNVVPVEVKSNTLGVIYERGLIGTYQNWCEAMSTYPRTYDFLHADSVFSLYKDRCEAEDILLEMDRILRPEGSVVIRDDVDVLVKIKSIVDGMEWDSQIVDHEDGPLEREKLLFAVKKYWTAPAAAEDKPSS, encoded by the exons ATGGCTGCCAAGGACGACCGCCTTCCGTACCACCCAACCTCCAAGCCCTCCAAACCCTCTCCATTCATTTGGAAAAAACCCAACGTCTACACCTTACCCGTCGTCCTCTTCCTCTGCATCTGCTCCTACTTTTTCGGCCTCTGGCAACACGGCGGCCCCACCGCGGTCACTAAAACCGCCTCCACGCCAACCTTCAAACTCCCATGCAAATCCCCCAACGAAATCCACACCACAACCACAACAACCACCGCGTCAGCCTTAGATTTCACCTCCCACCACAGCCCCAACTTCAGCACCGCCACGTCCTCCcacgccaccaccaccaacgTGTTCCCGCGCTGCGATGCGAAATACAGCGAGTACACGCCATGCGAGGACGACAAGAGGTCGCTGAAGTTTGACCGTGACAGGCTCATATACAGAGAGAGGCACTGCCCCGAGAAGAGCGAGCTCCTTAAGTGCCGCATCCCAGCACCGCACGGCTACAAAAACGTGTTCCCGTGGCCGAGAAGCCGGGATCTGGCTTGGTACGCCAATGCGCCGCACAAGGAGTTGACGGTGGAGAAGGCCGTGCAGAATTGGATCATATACGAAGGAGATAGGTTTAGGTTCCCTGGGGGAGGCACCATGTTCCCTAACGGTGCGGACGCGTACATTGATGATATTGGCAAATTCATCAATCTCAAAGATGGCTCGATTCGGACCGCCATTGATACAGGCTGTGGG GTTGCGAGTTGGGGAGCGTACCTGTTGTCCCGCGACATCCTCGCCATGTCGTTCGCGCCGAGGGACACGCACGTGTCGCAGGTCCAGTTTGCTCTCGAGCGCGGAGTGCCCGCCCTCATCGGAGTCATTGCGTCGAAAAGACTTCCTTACCCTTCTCGAGCCTTTGACATGGCCCATTGCTCTCGCTGCCTCATTCCCTGGGGGCAACACG ATGGGGTTTACTTAACGGAGGTGGACAGAGTTCTGAGACCGGGCGGGTACTGGATTCTATCGGGGCCGCCGATCCGTTGGGCAAAATATTGGAAGGGTTGGGAAAGAACCAAAGAGGATTTGAATGAAGAGCAGACTTCCATTGAGAATGTAGCCAAGAGCCTCTGCTGGAAAAAGTTGGCGGAGAAGGACGACATTGCCATTTGGCAAAAACCCACCAACCATTTGAGTTGCCAAAACAACCGCAAGTTCGGCAAGGCTCGCAATTTCTGTCCCGCCAATGATCCTGATACCGCCTG GTACACAAAGTTGGAGACTTGTTTAACCCCATTGCCAGAAGTTTCAGACAATGAAGAAGTTGCAGGAGGGAAGTTGGCAAACTGGCCACATAGGCTCAATGCAATCCCACCAAGGATTAGCAAGGGAACTGTGAAAGGTGTGACGGCTGACGTTTTTAAGCAAGATTCGGAGCTGTGGAAGAAGAGAGTTTCGTACTATAAATCGGTGAATAATCAGCTGGGAAACCCTGGAAGGTATAGAAATATTTTGGACATGAATGCACAGTTGGGTGGATTTGCTGCTGCCCTAGTTGATCTCCCTGTCTGGGTCATGAATGTGGTTCCGGTGGAGGTTAAGTCTAACACCCTTGGAGTCATCTATGAACGGGGATTGATCGGAACATATCAGAACTG GTGTGAAGCAATGTCTACATATCCAAGAACTTATGACTTCCTTCATGCTGATTCAGTGTTTAGCCTCTACAAAGATAG ATGCGAAGCGGAAGACATTTTGCTGGAGATGGACAGAATTCTGAGGCCGGAGGGGAGCGTGGTCATCCGAGACGATGTTGATGTGCTGGTGAAGATCAAGAGCATCGTCGACGGAATGGAATGGGACAGCCAGATTGTAGACCACGAAGACGGTCCTCTCGAGAGGGAAAAACTGCTGTTCGCCGTGAAAAAGTATTGGACAGCTCCTGCTGCAGCTGAAGATAAACCTTCCTCCTAG
- the LOC126630925 gene encoding protein MEN-8-like isoform X1, producing MASFKSPINSFSCFQAATTLVLLIALSLSVHTQKADAQSSSCSAELSSLNVCAPFVVPGSTNTNPNSDCCGALQAVHPECLCNAARVAARLPAQCNLSPITCDTN from the exons atGGCATCCTTCAAGTCTCCTATCAACTCCTTCAGCTGCTTCCAAGCTGCTACAACCCTTGTGTTGTTGATTGCCCTGAGCCTCTCAGTGCACACTCAGAAGGCTGATGCTCAGAGCAGCAGTTGCTCGGCCGAGCTGAGCAGCCTAAATGTGTGCGCACCTTTTGTGGTGCCTGGCTCCACCAACACCAATCCGAACTCTGACTGCTGTGGCGCGCTCCAAGCCGTCCATCCTGAATGCCTTTGCAACGCTGCCAGGGTCGCCGCTCGCCTCCCCGCCCAGTGCAATCTCTCCCCCATCACTTGTG aCACCAACTGA
- the LOC126630925 gene encoding protein MEN-8-like isoform X2 encodes MASFKSPINSFSCFQAATTLVLLIALSLSVHTQKADAQSSSCSAELSSLNVCAPFVVPGSTNTNPNSDCCGALQAVHPECLCNAARVAARLPAQCNLSPITCG; translated from the coding sequence atGGCATCCTTCAAGTCTCCTATCAACTCCTTCAGCTGCTTCCAAGCTGCTACAACCCTTGTGTTGTTGATTGCCCTGAGCCTCTCAGTGCACACTCAGAAGGCTGATGCTCAGAGCAGCAGTTGCTCGGCCGAGCTGAGCAGCCTAAATGTGTGCGCACCTTTTGTGGTGCCTGGCTCCACCAACACCAATCCGAACTCTGACTGCTGTGGCGCGCTCCAAGCCGTCCATCCTGAATGCCTTTGCAACGCTGCCAGGGTCGCCGCTCGCCTCCCCGCCCAGTGCAATCTCTCCCCCATCACTTGTGGTTAG